From Acinetobacter lwoffii, a single genomic window includes:
- a CDS encoding MBL fold metallo-hydrolase, producing MLQVKIVPVTAFQQNCSIVWDADTKEAILIDAGGEPEKLKAEVDALGLTVKALWLTHGHLDHAGAVGALKKAWDIPVIGPHKEDAFWLDMIQEVSARYGFPIPEKVEVTQWLEGGEVLKLGNEEFEVRFAPGHTPGHVMFYNKNYDLLWTGDVLFKGSIGRTDFPRGNHQQLLDSIQRECFSLPDETQFISGHGPISTIGFEKQHNPFVAGKAG from the coding sequence ATGTTACAAGTCAAAATTGTTCCAGTTACTGCATTTCAGCAAAACTGTTCCATCGTTTGGGATGCGGACACTAAAGAAGCCATTTTGATTGATGCAGGGGGCGAACCTGAAAAACTGAAAGCTGAAGTTGACGCGCTGGGTTTAACGGTTAAAGCCTTATGGCTGACCCATGGCCATCTGGATCATGCGGGTGCTGTGGGCGCGTTAAAAAAGGCTTGGGATATACCAGTAATCGGACCACATAAGGAAGATGCATTCTGGCTTGATATGATTCAAGAAGTTTCGGCACGTTATGGTTTTCCGATTCCGGAAAAAGTTGAAGTGACCCAGTGGCTGGAAGGTGGTGAAGTGCTCAAACTCGGCAATGAGGAGTTCGAAGTGCGTTTTGCTCCAGGCCATACGCCGGGTCACGTGATGTTCTATAACAAAAATTATGACTTGTTATGGACAGGTGATGTCTTGTTCAAAGGCTCAATTGGCCGGACTGATTTCCCGCGTGGCAATCATCAACAGCTCTTAGATTCAATTCAGCGTGAATGTTTCAGCCTGCCAGATGAAACTCAATTCATTTCAGGACATGGGCCGATCAGCACCATTGGTTTTGAAAAGCAGCATAATCCGTTTGTTGCAGGTAAAGCGGGTTAA
- a CDS encoding DNA gyrase inhibitor YacG, giving the protein MPTTLNCPRCGKLTTWEDNEFRPFCSERCKMIDLGAWANEEYSLPTQDAPQADNSEE; this is encoded by the coding sequence ATGCCTACCACTTTAAACTGTCCGCGCTGTGGCAAGCTGACCACATGGGAAGATAATGAATTCCGTCCTTTTTGTTCAGAACGTTGCAAGATGATTGATCTAGGGGCTTGGGCCAATGAAGAATATAGCCTGCCTACTCAGGATGCACCACAAGCCGATAATAGCGAAGAATAA